In Haematobia irritans isolate KBUSLIRL chromosome 1, ASM5000362v1, whole genome shotgun sequence, a genomic segment contains:
- the LOC142239915 gene encoding glutamate-gated chloride channel-like — translation MHKENMKKKRRDLEQASIDAASDLLDTDSNATFAMKPLVRHPGDPLALEKLRQCEVHMQAPKRPNCCKTWLSKFPTR, via the exons ATGCACAAGGAGAACATGAAAAAGAAACGCCGTGATTTGGAGCAGGCGAGTATAGATGCCGCTTCAGATCTGCTGGATACAGATAGCAATGCAACATTTGCAATG AAACCTTTGGTACGTCATCCGGGTGATCCATTGGCATTGGAAAAGTTGCGACAATGTGAAGTGCATATGCAGGCGCCTAAACGTCCCAACTGCTGCAAGACTTGGCTCTCGAAGTTCCCCACAAGGTAA